GTAATTCACAATGCGCCGTGCTACGGCTCCGGCAATCTGCTTCAGGCCGATGTGCCCGCCTGTGGTCTGCATCACCAGTTCGTGCTTTTCGTTGAGCTCCGAGGATTTGGGGTGCCAGGCTACGAGAAATTTCCCCGGCTTATAGGTGCTTTCTGCCACGACTCCGTCTATGGGGTACCAGTTGATATGCACGTTGAGGGGCGACATAAATATGGAAACCTGCGTGTGTTCCGCACCGGCGTATTGCACCTTTTCAATCACCACAACCTTGCCGTCGGCGGGGCAAACCAGTTCGTTGGGGGGTAAATCCTGATTGGGCCTGTTGGGAACCCTGAAAAACCGAAAAGTAAAAATGAGGTACAGCACACTCAGCAAAAAAACAAACCACACAAGCGGGTTGTCTTTGCCAAAAAGAGCCAGAAAAAACACGTTTACCACCACTGTTCCCAGTGTGGTTATCAGCATGATATTGGTTCCTTCCCGGTGAAATTTCACAACCGTAGAGATGAATTTATGCGCCCGAAGGTAATTGAAATTGCGTTATGCCCGATAATTTTGAGTGTATCCGGGCTTATCCCCGTTCAGCGGAAAAGAATCAGAAATGCGTACACCGCGGGGCCAATAAAGAGCAGTCCGTCTATGCGGTCGAGGAAACCACCGTGACCCGGCATGATTTGGCCGGAGTCTTTTACATTGTAATTGCGCTTGATAACCGATTCGGACAGATCGCCGAGGGTGCCAAAAACCACCACGATGGCCGCGAGGGTCATCCATTGCCACAGATTGAGGTCGTCGTTGAAATAGGCAAAAAGCCAGCCTCCGGCCAGCGCAAAAAGTGCTCCGCCCAGCAGACCTTCGATCGTTTTTTTGGGCGATACCGCGGGCATCAACTTATGCTTGCCAATCATAGAGCCCGTGAGGTAGGCAAAGGTGTCGTTGGTCCATGCAAACACAAAAATACCGAGCAGCAAATAGGGTTGAAAGTAAGCCTGGTAGAAGGCGCTTTGAACCAGTAGCACCAAGGGCGTGCCGATGTAAATCACAGCCACCAGCGAGCGGGATGACCGTTTGAAAGAGGGTTGCCGTGTGGTGAGTAGTTCCCATATAAAAGGAGCAACTCCTGCCATCCCTACCGCTGGTAGAATCAGTCGTTCGTCGCCGGCCGTAAGTGAAGTAGCATAGCCCGAGAAAAGCACCACGGCTCCGGCAAAGGTGGCGCCCCTTGAAACGGGAACTCCGTTTTGCTCCATCATTTGCATCAGCTCCTGCATGCTTATCAGCGCGATGACGGCCAGCACAGCGGCAATAGCCATCGGGTGCATGAGCGTGGTGCCCACAATGAGTGCAACATATACTGCGCCCGACACAGATCTAATAAGCATGGTCTTCATCATGCGGGTCGGGTGAAGATTTGGGTTGAAACTGCCAATGAATCAGGATTCGTCAGACATATGTTTGTCGAGTAAGCCACGGGCGCGAACATAGTCAACATTTCGCACAAGCAGGGTGACTTCACCAAACGAAAGGTAAGAAGAATCGCGCTGGTTGAGCACCACGGCTGCAATTTCGTGGCTTTCCAGCATGCTGCGGATTATCTCGAGCTCTGTGGGATACGACGAGCGGTACAAAGGCACCCAGTCTTTCTCCATGGTGCTATTCGCCTTTTTCGCCCGCAGGTGCCGATGCGCTTTCCTCCTCGGCGGGAGGAGTCATGGCTTCATCTTTCGCCGCCGGGGTTTCCTTGCCGTTCACCCTTGGGGTGGTGTCGGCATCAGCCGTTTCAGAAAGGGGAGCTTCATCTTTCTCAAACGGCCGCTTTCCGAAAATTTTCTGGAGGTCGTCTTTGAAGATTACCTCGTCTTTCAGCAACTTGTCAGCAAGCTGATCAAGCTTGTCGCGGTTTTCGGTGAGAAGCTGAACCGCCCTCTCGTATTGGGATTCTATCAGCTTGTGCACCTCCTCGTCGATGGTTTGGGCGGTTTTTTCGCTGTAGGGTTTCGTAAAGCTGTACTCCCCACCGCTTGAATCGTAGTAGCTGATGTTACCTACATTATCATTGAGCCCGTAAATGCTCACCATGGCATATGCCTGCTTGGTGACCTTCTCGAGATCGCTCAACGCACCGGTTGAGATTTTGTCAAAAATCACTTTTTCTGCGGCCCGGCCTCCCAGCGCTGCGCACATCTCGTCGAGCATTTGCTCTGTAGTAGTAATCTGCCGCTCTTCGGGCAGGTACCATGCAGCGCCTAAAGAGCGTCCGCGCGGAACAATCGTAACCTTCACCAACGGAGAGGCGTGCTCCAGCAACCAGCTCACGGTGGCGTGACCTGATTCGTGGTAGGCTATGACTTTTTTCTCGTCGTCGGAGATGATTTTGTTCTTTTTTTCCAAACCGCCTATGATCCGGTCAACCGCATCCAGAAAGTCCTGGCTTCCTACGGTTTTCTTTTTCTTCCTGGCAGCTATCAGTGCGGCTTCGTTGCAGATATTGGCAATGTCGGCACCTGAAAAGCCCGGCGTTTGTTTTGCGAGGAATTCAATATCAACTGTATCGTCGGTTTTGATGGGCTTAAGGTGAACGGCGAGAATCTGCTTGCGTTCAACCAGGTCGGGCATATCCACAAAAATCTGTCGGTCAAAACGACCTGCACGCATCAGGGCGCGATCCAGAATATCAGCACGGTTGGTAGCAGCAAGGATGATCACCCCGCTGTTGGTGCCAAAGCCGTCCATCTCGGTGAGTAGCTGGTTCAGCGTGTTCTCGCGCTCGTCGTTGGCACCCATGTTGGCACTTTTTCCACGCGCCCTGCCGATGGCATCAATCTCATCAATAAAGATGATGGCAGGAGCCTTTTCCTTGGCCTGTTTAAAAAGGTCGCGCACCCGGGAGGCACCCACTCCCACAAACATTTCTACAAAGTCTGAGCCCGAAAGGGAGAAAAACGGCACCTGTGCTTCTCCTGCAACTGCTTTGGCAAGCAGTGTTTTACCTGTTCCGGGAGGGCCTACAAGCAATGCCCCTTTCGGAATTTTAGCACCGAGTAGCGTGTACTTGTCGGGGGTTTTCAAAAAGTCAACAATCTCCTCCAGTTCTTCCTTTGCGCCTTCAAGGCCGGCCACGTCTTTAAAGGTAACGTTGGTGCTTTTCCCTTTTTCAAAAAGCTGGGCCTTGGATTTTCCGATGTTGAATATCTGTCCTCCGGGTCCGCCCGAGCCGCTGATTCTGCGCATCACAAACATCCAGATGGCTATCATGATACCCAAAAAGAGCACCCAGCTAAAAATTTCACGCCCCCAGTTGTCTTCCGTGCGGAACTCGTACATTACCCCGTCTTCGCGGTACCAGCGGTCGAGCTTAGAGCCAAAGTCTTCGCGCATGCTACCGAGTTCCACGCGGTAGTGCGGACCGGTGAGCTTGGAGCCCATCGTGGGGTTTTTAATTTTC
The nucleotide sequence above comes from Cryomorphaceae bacterium. Encoded proteins:
- a CDS encoding phosphatidylserine decarboxylase family protein produces the protein MLITTLGTVVVNVFFLALFGKDNPLVWFVFLLSVLYLIFTFRFFRVPNRPNQDLPPNELVCPADGKVVVIEKVQYAGAEHTQVSIFMSPLNVHINWYPIDGVVAESTYKPGKFLVAWHPKSSELNEKHELVMQTTGGHIGLKQIAGAVARRIVNYAEPASQVKRGDEMGFIKFGSRVDVLLPTHAEVLVNLGQKVTGNQTVLARL
- a CDS encoding DUF2007 domain-containing protein codes for the protein MEKDWVPLYRSSYPTELEIIRSMLESHEIAAVVLNQRDSSYLSFGEVTLLVRNVDYVRARGLLDKHMSDES
- a CDS encoding ATP-dependent metallopeptidase FtsH/Yme1/Tma family protein, which gives rise to MSANEPNKEFNDLKNKFSGGSRPPKNKRPFNFYWIYAIVILVIISLNLFTFGPTAVPLTYTEFEKMVEEGHVERITVVNESVAQVTIKRDYLEREPHDKKIKNPTMGSKLTGPHYRVELGSMREDFGSKLDRWYREDGVMYEFRTEDNWGREIFSWVLFLGIMIAIWMFVMRRISGSGGPGGQIFNIGKSKAQLFEKGKSTNVTFKDVAGLEGAKEELEEIVDFLKTPDKYTLLGAKIPKGALLVGPPGTGKTLLAKAVAGEAQVPFFSLSGSDFVEMFVGVGASRVRDLFKQAKEKAPAIIFIDEIDAIGRARGKSANMGANDERENTLNQLLTEMDGFGTNSGVIILAATNRADILDRALMRAGRFDRQIFVDMPDLVERKQILAVHLKPIKTDDTVDIEFLAKQTPGFSGADIANICNEAALIAARKKKKTVGSQDFLDAVDRIIGGLEKKNKIISDDEKKVIAYHESGHATVSWLLEHASPLVKVTIVPRGRSLGAAWYLPEERQITTTEQMLDEMCAALGGRAAEKVIFDKISTGALSDLEKVTKQAYAMVSIYGLNDNVGNISYYDSSGGEYSFTKPYSEKTAQTIDEEVHKLIESQYERAVQLLTENRDKLDQLADKLLKDEVIFKDDLQKIFGKRPFEKDEAPLSETADADTTPRVNGKETPAAKDEAMTPPAEEESASAPAGEKGE